AGTTCTCGGTAACTACGTCGGGACGCGCGTCGAGGATGTGCGCGTAGAACTCCCGCCAGGCGAGCCGTCGCCGGAACACTTCGACCGACTCCCGGGCGTCCCCGTCGCTGGCGGCGGCCGCCGCGTCCTCAGTGGCTTCCCAGACCGTCCGGACGCCGACTGTCCCGAACTTCAGGTGCGGCGAGAGGCGCGAGGTCGACTCTCGGGCGGGGTATTCGCGGTCGTCCCCGTAGCGGTAGATCGTGTCCTCGCGGAAGTCGGCGAGTAGGTCGTGGGCGGCGTCGGTGCCCGCTGGCTGCACGTCGGCTTCGGGATCGTCGAAGCCCAGGTCGGCGAGTGACGGGAGCGGGCCGGCGACACCGGAGGCCTCGCCGAGCCACTCCTCGTCGAGGCTGTCGCGGGGGTCGACAACGTCACCGCGAACCGGCGCGGCGACGGGGGCCGCCTTCTCCTGGGTGCGCCACTCCTGCCAGAAATTCGAGAAGACGGAGTGGTGGCTCCCGTCGTTCGTCGTGATGGTCTCTGGTTCGTGGAGGAGAGTGCCGCCGAACCGCTCGATGTCGACGCTGACGCCGGCGTCGGCGAGCGCCGCCGCGACCGCACGGTCGCGTTCGCCCGCCAGGCCGGAGTAGTCGCGGTTCCAGGTAACCGCATCGGCGTCGCAGGCCGCGGCGAGCTCGGGAAGCACCGCCCTTGGGTCGCCGCGAGCGAGGAGGAGTTCGCCGCCGCGCTCGCGGTACTGCTCGCGCAATGAATCGAGCGCATCGAGCAGGAACGCCACCACGGGCGGCGCGCCGTAAGTGAGTATCGCGGGATCGTGGACGAACACCGGGAGTAGGCGGCCGTCGCCCTCCAGTGCCGGGTTGTCGGTCACACGCAGGTCGCGGCGGTGCCAGTGGAGTCGCACACCGGAGTCTTGGCGGGCGCTGGCGCCGCCCATCGCGAGCATTCCGGCGAGACCCGCCCCGCGAAGTGCGTTTCGACGGGTTGCTCGCATCGGTTCGGATTCTGGTTCCGCAGTCGTGTGGGGTGGCTCGTTGCTCATGGCTCGTGCCTCTCTGAAGTAGCCCATAGCAGCAATCGGGACTGACTCACACGCTCCCACTCCAGCAGTCCATATAATACGGCGACGATACTTGAGAAGGATTTCACGAAATGAGGATAGTGGTGGATGGATGACTGTATCTGATTCCCAATATACTACCGAAATCTGTCATGAGCGATCACCGTCTTCGCAGATCGAGCCAAATGTCGTGCATCATTCGCGCCCCCTATTCAGCAAAACCTGATCGAGCTACCGAACTGCTGTCAAGAGGGGCGTGCTGAATACAGAGGATGTGTTCAGCACCACCATCAGGACAAAACGCCGAACGAGTCGACGAATATGGAACTGTTGAGGTCGTCGTATCGGTCGTTCAGCCGTAGTGCCTGACCGAGATTCATCGGATAGGCTCGCCTCAGGCCCCTCATTCGGACGATTGCTCCGCGCTCCAGCGGTCGATAACGTCATCGACCGATTCCTCGGGTTTCACACCGTCAATGTTCGCCGCGAACCCCATCGTTTCGAACAGCTGTACGACCTCGGGCTCGGCTTCCGCAAAACGGAGGTCAATTCCACGTGATCCGAGTTTCTGTTGGAGTTCCTCCAACATTTGCGCGGCTCCGAAGTCGACCGTTGACGATGATGTGAGGTCGAAGACGACCAATTCGACATCGGAGTCGCGTTTTGCGAGCCGTTCGAGGAGATCGGTCCGAACTGTATCAGCGTTCGCGTAGAACAGTTCGGCTTCGACGCGGTAGACGAACACATCCGTGATGGTCGTCGCCGCCGGGTATAGATCGAGAGCGACGAAATGGTCCGTCCCGGCGATCTGACCGAGTTCGTGTGTCGTGGGACTACTGACCCGAGAAATCGTGACCAGCAACGAGAGGACGACGCCGATGAAGACGCCCCAGAGCATCCCGACCGTGAGTACTCCGAGCAAGGCCGACATCGCGATGGCAAACTCACTCTTGCTCACGTGGTACAGTTGGCGGAGTGTGCTCGCGTCGAAAAGGGACGTGACGGCGACGATAACGATCGCTGCGAGAATCGTTTCTGGGAGATTCGCGAATACGCCGGTGAGAAGCAGCAGGACGACGACGAGAACGAGAGCGACCACGGCGTTCGTGAGTTGCGTTTTGCCGCCGACAGCGTCGTTGAGCGCCGACCGAGACATACTTCCCCCGACGACGAATCCGCCACCAAAGCCAGCGGCGAGGTTGGCGACGCCGTCGGCCAACAGTTCCTGATTCGCATCGGTTCGGTAGTCGTGTCGTCTGGCAAACGTCTCGACTGCGCCGATGCCTTCGACGTACGAGAGAAGGAACAACGAAGCGGCGACGGGGACGAGGGCGCCCAGCGTCGCGATACTGGGAATCGACGGAACCGTCAGCGAGGGGAGACCGCTCGGAATCGACCCGACGACGTCGACACCGCGGGCCTGCAGGTTCGTCACCGACATGAGCACGATCGAGAGGACGACGACGACGAGCGCGGTGGGGGCACGCGGCGCGTACCGTTCTCCAAGGAGGAGCAACACGATGCCAGCAACACCGACGGCTAGTGTCTCAGGGTTCGTCTCAGCGAGATGAGTCCCGGCGAACCAGATCCGCCCAAAGAACGTTTCCCCGAAGAAGCCGCCCGACGTGCTGCTCTCGATGCCGAACAGTTTGCTGATCTGGGTGGACATAATGTACAGCGCCGCTCCGGCGGAAAACCCCGTGAGAACCGATCCCGAGATGAAGTGGACGAGAAAGCCCACCCGAAACGCCCACGCAATAACTGCGAAGACGCCGACGAGGATCGTCGTCACAATGACGAGTGACCCATACGAGGCGGTGTTTCCGCTAGCGACTGTCCCGACACCACTGGCGAGCAGAATCGCCAGCGCCGAGGTCGGTCCCACGATGACTTGCCGGGAGGTGCCGAGAAACAGGTAGGCGATAACAGCCATCAACCCGGCGTACAAGCCGGTCTCCGGCGGCATGTTCGCTAACGATGCGTACGCCAACCCTTCGGGAATGACCGACGCCGCGACGGTGATTCCCGCGACGACGTCCAGACGGAGCCACGACGTGTTATACTGTGGAAGCCACTCGAGCACCGGGAGAGTCGACGAAAATCGTCGGCTGATTCGTTCTCGTAGGCGTTTTGTCGACACCGAAACTCACCTCCTGATCAGAGAGATTATCGCCGTTGGTGGGTAACCCAATTCAGGACGCCGTTCCGAGATGCTCGCTGGTTTTTCTGAAGAATGCATTGTTTATCAGTACGAATCGATCGTCGTCATTCTTCCAACTGGCCCTAGTCTATGCACAGCATCGACTGGTGCCAGTCGTCGATGTCTAGTCCGGAGACGATGACTGAATCGCCGAGTTGAAGATCGCTGGGAGACGAACACGGTACGACGTCACTCATGCTTCTCTGAGCGGTCTCGGCAGCATTGGATCATACTCACATGTTTTCGACTTTAGCGTTCCACATAATACGGGTGCGATACTTGTCTACAATTTATTGATCGAATGATAGTAACCACGGTGCGACAAACGCTAATTCTTTAATATATCGCACGATCGTGCTGGACGTATCCTCTGTCTGATCACTCCAGAGTCTCCAAAAATGAAATCGCTCTGGTCCCAGGTGAGAGAACGAAACTCGACGACGAATCTGGACCTGCCGAGGTCGTCGTATTGGCCGTTCGGATGCGTCAACGAGATCGCTGTTCGGTAGGTATGCAGGTTTGCTGGCTGAACGGCAAGAGAGTTGGAAGCCGGGTCGCTTGATCAGTTTTATAGAGGCAGTCAACGAAGAATTGGAGCCTCAATTCCGACCTGCAGAGGATCCAGCCTATCAATTGTTCGTCTACTCTTACTTCTGGGCGCAGTTATCCTCCGGAGTAGATCGGCCAAATGAGTACGTGAAGTCAACGTTAGAAAGTGCAATTCAGCATTGGGAACGAAACCAATCAGAAACCTTCGCTGGCGAAATCAATGTCGATGTTTCTGTCGAGAGATGTGATTACGACCCGGACGAAGCCATTTCGAACATTGTCAACGAAGAAGCAACTAAGAACGAACTAGACACGTTCTTGTTCACTGCTGATCAAGGCGAACTTCTTGAATTGTGAAGTGCCGTGGAGGACAATCCGCCTGCGTTCAGTCATCCTGACTCTGACAAGGTATTACGATGCACACCAGAAATGGTTGATCAGCAAATCCACTCACGATTTTATAAGTAGCCGTTATTCACCTGAGAGGTGTGGCTATCAGTCTCCTCTGGATTCTCAAGTTGGAGAACGGCTTCGGCCGGATCTAGACCGTGCCGGTCGGCGAGTTCTACGGCCGTCCGCCACGCCCCGCCGGTGCTCTTTGGCTTGATAGGTTTCAGGCGTCGTGCTGAATACAGGACGCATATCGGTCAGTGAACTCATATTGCGAGGAGTCAGTTCGATGTATCGAGTGGCGCAGAAACGGGTTGGGAGGGACTCGGAATCGAAGAACCTCAGTCCGCAGAGACGACCGAAGGGAGCCGAGCGGCCCGTCTGTGCTCCACCTGCCGCCGTACATCGGCACTTTCGTCGAGGCCATCGGTACGTTCTTGTTCGCTGGATGATTACTTCCGGACAGAAATTCCTGAAACCATGATAGATGAATTATTTGAAGAAGTTTTCACCCTAGTGCTCCGAGTCGTCCCCGACGTCGTATGGGGGTTCTTGTTTATCTTAGGAGGAGTTGCAACGACGGCAATCGGTGTAGGGATCTTCAGCGAGTCGGCACGGAGTGGCGGAATACTCATCGCCGTTGGTGTG
The nucleotide sequence above comes from Halosolutus halophilus. Encoded proteins:
- a CDS encoding deoxyribodipyrimidine photo-lyase — its product is MRLHWHRRDLRVTDNPALEGDGRLLPVFVHDPAILTYGAPPVVAFLLDALDSLREQYRERGGELLLARGDPRAVLPELAAACDADAVTWNRDYSGLAGERDRAVAAALADAGVSVDIERFGGTLLHEPETITTNDGSHHSVFSNFWQEWRTQEKAAPVAAPVRGDVVDPRDSLDEEWLGEASGVAGPLPSLADLGFDDPEADVQPAGTDAAHDLLADFREDTIYRYGDDREYPARESTSRLSPHLKFGTVGVRTVWEATEDAAAAASDGDARESVEVFRRRLAWREFYAHILDARPDVVTENYREYPNEIQWRDDPEGLRAWKDGETGYPLVDAGMRQLRADAWVHNRVRMVTASFLTKDLLIDWREGYDWYRRKLADHDTAHAAGGWQWAASTGANAQPYFRLLDPTTQAEKYDPDGEYVREHVPELRDAPTDAIHEWPTLDDETRAAIAPDYPAPIVELGEYRDRAIAAFEAARGDG
- a CDS encoding SulP family inorganic anion transporter, with the translated sequence MLEWLPQYNTSWLRLDVVAGITVAASVIPEGLAYASLANMPPETGLYAGLMAVIAYLFLGTSRQVIVGPTSALAILLASGVGTVASGNTASYGSLVIVTTILVGVFAVIAWAFRVGFLVHFISGSVLTGFSAGAALYIMSTQISKLFGIESSTSGGFFGETFFGRIWFAGTHLAETNPETLAVGVAGIVLLLLGERYAPRAPTALVVVVLSIVLMSVTNLQARGVDVVGSIPSGLPSLTVPSIPSIATLGALVPVAASLFLLSYVEGIGAVETFARRHDYRTDANQELLADGVANLAAGFGGGFVVGGSMSRSALNDAVGGKTQLTNAVVALVLVVVLLLLTGVFANLPETILAAIVIVAVTSLFDASTLRQLYHVSKSEFAIAMSALLGVLTVGMLWGVFIGVVLSLLVTISRVSSPTTHELGQIAGTDHFVALDLYPAATTITDVFVYRVEAELFYANADTVRTDLLERLAKRDSDVELVVFDLTSSSTVDFGAAQMLEELQQKLGSRGIDLRFAEAEPEVVQLFETMGFAANIDGVKPEESVDDVIDRWSAEQSSE